A genome region from Caloranaerobacter ferrireducens includes the following:
- a CDS encoding nitroreductase family protein has product MIFFDKSICKKCGTCISYFDGYCMTQDEGYPIIDYEVCNQCQKCIAICPYQAITMNNIPPTKITDELIKSKIGYDELISLLRFRRSTKIFAKRDIPKDIISKIASSAKYAPNQNKNIDILVIDDPSMIQIIDLCALKFVKRLYKLMFSLKPISKFISIFLKSIYVIKKKMERDLYINKHIVKENTNVLLLVIGNSKVPTTEMSAQYLLATMILTAVSLNVGCTLMDSLKLAINNNKKIKNKLGIKKTNKVLGVLALGYSNEKIVNIPNGYEINLFWNKLND; this is encoded by the coding sequence ATGATTTTTTTTGATAAAAGTATTTGTAAAAAATGTGGTACATGTATATCGTATTTTGATGGATATTGTATGACACAGGATGAGGGCTATCCTATTATTGATTATGAAGTATGTAATCAATGTCAAAAATGTATCGCAATCTGTCCATATCAGGCAATAACAATGAATAATATACCGCCAACTAAAATCACAGATGAATTAATTAAAAGTAAAATTGGATATGATGAACTAATTTCTTTACTGAGGTTTAGACGTTCAACGAAAATATTCGCTAAACGAGATATTCCAAAAGATATTATAAGTAAAATAGCTAGTAGTGCTAAATATGCTCCAAATCAGAATAAAAATATTGATATTTTGGTTATCGATGATCCATCAATGATTCAAATAATTGACTTATGTGCGTTAAAATTTGTAAAACGATTATATAAACTTATGTTCTCCCTAAAGCCAATATCAAAATTTATTAGTATTTTTTTAAAATCAATCTATGTAATAAAAAAGAAAATGGAACGTGATTTGTATATAAATAAACATATAGTGAAAGAAAATACAAATGTTCTTTTGCTTGTCATTGGCAATTCTAAAGTTCCAACAACCGAAATGAGTGCACAATATTTATTAGCAACGATGATTTTAACAGCAGTTTCATTAAATGTGGGATGTACATTGATGGATTCGTTAAAATTAGCAATCAATAATAATAAGAAGATAAAAAACAAATTAGGAATTAAAAAAACTAATAAGGTTCTTGGTGTTTTAGCTCTTGGATACTCTAATGAAAAAATAGTAAATATACCTAATGGATATGAAATCAATTTATTTTGGAATAAATTAAATGATTAG